Proteins co-encoded in one Deltaproteobacteria bacterium genomic window:
- a CDS encoding DUF882 domain-containing protein: protein MYLIKPLRKHAAGFAVVLILTMTLPSWSWALEQRPDMRRYFFSGDGKITLHSENTDTSFSGTYRKGRGRYDGKALKEISQVFGAPCEPPRMGLSLRLIEFIDYLEDRLHRGAKITITSGYRRPEYNTMLRGKGYLAAKASLHQSGMAADLKIQGVNAETLWNYVKALKFGGAGYYHGDVVHIDVGPARFWDETTSGVGTGISDDNKLIGIITDYDIYRPGMIVTLQFIRVTAFPVRVASEFSLIRQDHQHGIQHRRNFIPDFNISQGDRCVGFGNIDEMNIIEWKLPMDLKTGRYKIEARFCDDMWPDMPPQIQTPEFEVSSSLVD, encoded by the coding sequence ATGTACTTGATCAAACCCCTAAGAAAACATGCGGCAGGATTTGCAGTAGTATTGATACTGACGATGACCTTGCCATCATGGTCGTGGGCGCTTGAACAACGCCCGGATATGCGCCGGTATTTTTTTTCCGGTGACGGCAAGATCACCTTGCATAGTGAAAACACCGATACCTCCTTTTCAGGCACTTACCGCAAGGGGCGGGGGCGCTATGATGGAAAGGCGCTTAAGGAGATCTCTCAGGTATTCGGCGCTCCCTGTGAACCTCCACGAATGGGACTTTCCCTCAGACTTATCGAGTTTATCGATTATCTGGAAGACCGGTTACACAGGGGTGCGAAAATCACCATCACCTCCGGCTATCGAAGGCCGGAATACAATACTATGCTTCGGGGAAAAGGGTACCTTGCGGCCAAGGCCAGCCTTCACCAGTCCGGCATGGCGGCGGACCTCAAGATTCAGGGGGTAAACGCCGAAACCCTGTGGAATTATGTTAAGGCGCTTAAATTCGGCGGTGCAGGGTATTACCATGGGGATGTGGTTCATATTGATGTGGGACCGGCCCGATTCTGGGATGAAACCACGTCAGGCGTGGGAACCGGAATTTCCGATGACAACAAACTCATCGGAATTATAACCGATTATGATATATATCGGCCGGGAATGATTGTTACGCTTCAATTTATTCGAGTGACGGCTTTTCCCGTTCGGGTAGCTTCTGAATTTTCCCTAATCCGTCAAGACCATCAGCATGGAATTCAACATCGACGGAATTTCATACCTGATTTCAACATCTCCCAAGGAGATCGTTGTGTGGGGTTTGGAAATATTGATGAAATGAACATCATCGAATGGAAGCTGCCGATGGATTTAAAAACCGGCCGCTATAAAATAGAGGCCCGTTTTTGCGATGATATGTGGCCGGATATGCCTCCTCAGATCCAAACCCCGGAATTTGAAGTATCTTCATCTCTTGTAGATTGA
- a CDS encoding DMT family transporter: MGVSGSWRAKIWGVCLVNLATLSWASNAALGRWLRDDVGPLTLTALRFTVATAFFGYLLRGRSPDEWRYGRDKWWLLAMGLAGVVFFSPLLYLGLRYSTAVNCSLIQGFSPLITALIAGLIIQEPVSRGQMTGAILGLIGVVGLISGGSLRFLIHLHFNGGDLILLAAAVVWAFYSVFGRRVMRYRSPVSATALSGFLGLPLLIAAAFFEYRHLPLNLRPETIAAILHICVVPTIIGFWCWNRAVQTLGAGGAMVFYNTLPLYGVVMGALFLQESLGMPHFVFGGLILAGGIWGTLGRKG; this comes from the coding sequence ATGGGCGTTTCCGGATCCTGGCGGGCCAAAATCTGGGGGGTATGTCTGGTCAATCTGGCCACCCTGTCCTGGGCGAGCAATGCGGCGCTGGGTCGCTGGCTGCGGGACGATGTGGGACCGTTGACGCTCACCGCGCTTCGGTTCACCGTGGCCACAGCCTTTTTCGGATATCTGCTCAGGGGGCGGTCTCCCGACGAATGGCGTTACGGCCGCGACAAATGGTGGCTCCTGGCCATGGGCCTGGCCGGGGTGGTTTTTTTCAGCCCGCTCCTCTATCTGGGGCTTCGCTACTCGACAGCGGTCAACTGCTCGCTGATCCAGGGGTTCTCCCCCCTGATCACCGCGCTCATCGCCGGTCTCATCATCCAGGAGCCGGTGAGCCGAGGGCAGATGACAGGCGCGATCCTGGGCCTGATCGGGGTGGTGGGCTTGATCTCCGGCGGGTCCCTCAGGTTTCTGATCCACCTCCATTTCAATGGGGGCGACCTGATCCTTTTGGCTGCCGCCGTGGTTTGGGCCTTCTATTCGGTGTTCGGCCGGCGCGTCATGCGATACCGTTCGCCGGTCTCGGCCACGGCCCTCTCCGGTTTTCTGGGACTCCCCCTCCTGATTGCCGCGGCGTTTTTCGAATACCGCCACCTCCCCCTCAACCTGCGGCCGGAGACTATCGCCGCCATTCTCCACATCTGCGTGGTCCCCACCATCATCGGCTTCTGGTGCTGGAACCGGGCGGTTCAGACCCTGGGGGCAGGGGGAGCCATGGTTTTCTACAACACCCTTCCGCTCTATGGCGTGGTGATGGGGGCGCTCTTTTTGCAGGAATCCCTCGGCATGCCCCATTTCGTTTTCGGAGGTCTTATACTTGCAGGGGGAATCTGGGGCACCCTGGGCCGTAAGGGGTAG
- a CDS encoding alpha/beta hydrolase — protein sequence MKKRRKRILIAALLAIPLLLLAIYFLFPQVPLALALKAQQRAAGLEQKEIQVKGHPMPYLTGGTGEPLVLLHGFGGDKNHWVRIAKYLTPHFTVIAPDLPGFGESNRDLSMRYGISNQVARVHDFVLALHLKSFHLGGNSMGGQIAGVFAARYPQDVKTLWLLAPGGVLSAKTSELGELVKKGENPLLVDNTEDYDRLLDFVFVKRPAIPRSIKRYLTRHAIQHRAFNAKVFKEIQEGRLALEGVLKGLPVPTLITWGDHDRLLDVSGGEILKSVMPDAELVVMKNTGHAPMIERPEDTAAGFLRFQEKVSRL from the coding sequence ATGAAGAAGAGACGCAAAAGGATTCTCATTGCTGCCCTGCTGGCGATCCCCTTGCTGCTGCTGGCGATCTATTTTTTGTTTCCTCAAGTACCTCTTGCTTTGGCTCTCAAGGCCCAACAGCGTGCGGCCGGACTGGAACAAAAAGAGATCCAGGTCAAGGGCCATCCAATGCCATACCTCACGGGCGGCACCGGAGAGCCGCTGGTCCTGCTGCACGGATTCGGTGGAGATAAAAACCACTGGGTGCGGATAGCCAAGTATCTCACACCCCATTTTACGGTCATCGCCCCTGACCTTCCGGGATTCGGAGAGAGCAACCGGGACCTTTCCATGCGGTATGGGATATCCAACCAGGTGGCGCGCGTTCACGATTTCGTTCTGGCCCTTCACCTGAAATCGTTTCATCTGGGGGGAAACTCCATGGGCGGTCAGATTGCCGGCGTCTTTGCGGCCAGATATCCCCAGGATGTCAAGACCCTGTGGCTCCTGGCGCCGGGCGGGGTCCTGTCGGCAAAAACGAGCGAGCTGGGTGAACTGGTGAAGAAAGGGGAAAACCCCCTGCTGGTCGATAACACGGAGGACTACGATAGGCTTCTGGACTTTGTGTTCGTGAAGCGGCCCGCCATCCCTCGATCCATCAAACGATATTTGACACGACACGCCATTCAACATCGCGCCTTTAACGCAAAGGTTTTCAAAGAAATCCAAGAGGGGCGCCTGGCGCTGGAAGGAGTCTTGAAAGGGCTGCCTGTTCCCACGCTGATCACCTGGGGTGACCATGATCGCCTCCTGGACGTTTCAGGCGGTGAGATCCTCAAATCCGTCATGCCCGATGCGGAACTCGTGGTGATGAAGAACACCGGCCATGCGCCGATGATCGAAAGGCCGGAGGACACGGCCGCAGGCTTCCTCAGGTTTCAAGAAAAGGTGTCGAGGTTGTGA
- a CDS encoding CoA-binding protein yields MEFFFRPRGVAIVGATTNREKGGYHIVYNARQGFKGKIYPVNPRYREIDGIPCFPSIMDVPDPVDMAILFVPAPAVPDLAAQCARRGIRGIIVESGGFSEVGPEGRSLQKQLRRIVADTGLRVWGPNCMGIIDTAAKTVFSFVSPSIWEDPLVRGGVSLVVQSGMLSGGFLMDAMTHGDAGFSKVCSLGNKVDVNECDILPSLLDDPDTEAVGLYLESFADGRRFMEICAASNKPVVVLKGGKSADGSRAAMSHTASLAGNRWVVSGALAQAGVVEASDFKQMIDLCKGLARASEWKSGNGARIAVVSYTGAGGILSADFMDGTGLTLADLSPGTIEALKTIYPPWMPPGNPLDLWPAMERQGPLKALGVALKAVCADPNVDGVLLHTFVGGVMSYLDLKEASEMARSAGKPLFCWLLGRSAESREFKESARRHGIPAYGELYRTVECMAALFRYKQTSIAIKTKEV; encoded by the coding sequence ATGGAGTTTTTTTTCAGGCCCCGCGGGGTGGCCATTGTAGGCGCCACCACTAATCGTGAAAAAGGGGGCTATCACATAGTGTACAATGCCAGGCAGGGATTCAAGGGTAAAATCTATCCCGTGAACCCGCGCTACCGGGAGATCGACGGGATCCCCTGTTTTCCCTCTATCATGGATGTCCCGGATCCGGTGGACATGGCCATCCTCTTTGTTCCGGCCCCCGCGGTCCCGGACCTGGCGGCCCAGTGCGCCCGCCGGGGAATCCGGGGCATTATCGTAGAGTCGGGCGGTTTTTCCGAGGTCGGACCGGAAGGACGGTCTCTCCAAAAACAGTTACGCCGTATCGTCGCGGACACCGGGCTCCGGGTGTGGGGGCCCAACTGTATGGGCATTATCGACACCGCCGCAAAAACGGTCTTTTCCTTTGTCTCTCCCTCCATATGGGAAGACCCCCTGGTGCGGGGCGGCGTGTCGCTGGTGGTTCAGAGCGGCATGCTTTCCGGCGGCTTTCTCATGGATGCCATGACCCATGGGGATGCGGGGTTCAGCAAGGTCTGCTCTCTGGGCAACAAGGTCGACGTGAACGAGTGCGACATCCTCCCCTCTCTCCTCGACGACCCGGACACAGAGGCCGTAGGGCTCTATCTGGAATCCTTTGCGGACGGACGTCGCTTCATGGAAATCTGCGCCGCCTCGAACAAACCGGTGGTGGTCCTGAAAGGGGGGAAGAGCGCAGACGGGTCCCGGGCCGCCATGAGCCATACGGCCAGTCTCGCCGGGAATCGATGGGTGGTCAGCGGTGCCCTGGCACAGGCAGGGGTGGTGGAGGCCTCAGATTTCAAACAGATGATCGATCTCTGCAAGGGTCTTGCCCGGGCCTCCGAATGGAAGTCGGGCAATGGCGCCCGCATCGCCGTGGTCAGCTATACAGGGGCCGGCGGAATCCTGTCCGCGGATTTCATGGACGGGACCGGGCTGACCCTGGCGGACCTGTCCCCCGGCACCATCGAGGCACTGAAGACCATTTACCCGCCCTGGATGCCGCCGGGCAATCCCCTGGACCTCTGGCCGGCCATGGAGCGACAGGGACCTTTAAAGGCCTTGGGCGTTGCGTTGAAAGCGGTATGTGCCGATCCCAATGTGGACGGGGTCCTCCTGCATACCTTTGTGGGGGGCGTCATGTCCTATCTGGACCTAAAAGAGGCCTCGGAAATGGCCCGTTCCGCGGGGAAACCCCTCTTTTGCTGGCTCCTCGGACGGAGCGCAGAGTCCAGGGAGTTTAAGGAGTCGGCCCGTCGGCACGGAATTCCCGCATACGGCGAGCTATATCGGACGGTCGAATGCATGGCCGCCCTCTTCAGATATAAACAGACAAGCATCGCGATAAAAACGAAAGAGGTATGA
- a CDS encoding NADP-dependent malic enzyme, which yields MFRDEVLRYHKEPRPGKIEVTPTKPCLSQSDLSLAYTPGVAIPCLEIQKNGELSFDYTARGNLVGVISNGTAVLGLGNIGALAGKPVMEGKAVLFKRFADLDVFDIEIDTRDPDEFIRTVALLEPTFGGINLEDIKAPDCFYIEEELKKRMAIPVLHDDQHGTAIISAAALLNACKLTGRRMEDLRLVVNGAGAAAMASARMYIALGVKKENLFLVDSKGVIYKGRTEGMNPYKEKFAVETERRTLEDAVRGADVLIGLSVKGAFTPDLLLLMAKKPIIFPLANPDPEIGYEEAKAACPDAIVATGRSDYPNQVNNVLGFPFIFRGALDVRARAINQEMKIAAVMALARLAREDVPDSVIRAYGGNSIQFGPEYIIPKPLDTRVLLTVAPAVAKAAMESGAARIPLKDESRYIQELEARLGPEREIMRKVIIRAQRNPKRIVLPEGNHPVILRAARQAVRQRICTPVLLGNEEDIRGLAETLHLSLDGIEIEDNLKSPHLERFVESLFRLRCRKGWSMTETRRQLRTRYVFGAMMVHEGLVDGQVHGVARSYPDAIRPVLQVIPRREDVSKVSGVYLMISKGRTLLFADTTVNITPSSADLAEIAVLAAELALFFDIRPRVAMISFSNFGNTRHRDAHRVREAVRMAREKNPDLIIDGEMQADTALVAEILEREYPFNRLGGPANVLIFPELAAANVAYKLLDRLGGAKAVGPLLMGISKPFNVLQRGADMENIVNVIAVTVAQAQDMEMRGASSAR from the coding sequence ATGTTCCGTGATGAAGTCCTTCGGTATCATAAGGAACCCCGACCCGGCAAGATAGAGGTGACGCCCACCAAGCCCTGCCTCTCTCAGTCGGATCTGAGCCTGGCTTACACGCCGGGCGTTGCCATCCCCTGTCTTGAGATCCAGAAAAACGGGGAACTTTCATTTGATTACACCGCCCGGGGAAACCTGGTCGGCGTCATTTCCAACGGCACGGCCGTCCTGGGTCTGGGCAATATCGGGGCCCTGGCCGGAAAACCGGTCATGGAGGGGAAGGCCGTGTTGTTCAAACGATTTGCAGACCTGGATGTCTTTGACATCGAGATCGATACCCGTGATCCGGATGAATTTATCCGCACGGTGGCGCTGCTGGAGCCGACCTTCGGCGGCATCAATCTGGAGGACATCAAGGCGCCGGACTGCTTCTATATCGAGGAAGAACTCAAGAAACGGATGGCCATCCCGGTACTCCACGATGATCAGCACGGCACCGCCATCATCTCCGCCGCGGCCCTCCTCAATGCATGCAAGCTGACCGGACGGCGGATGGAAGACCTTCGGCTCGTGGTCAACGGCGCCGGCGCCGCTGCCATGGCCTCTGCCCGGATGTATATTGCCTTGGGCGTCAAAAAGGAAAATCTCTTTCTTGTGGATTCCAAGGGGGTCATCTACAAAGGGCGCACAGAGGGCATGAACCCTTACAAAGAGAAATTTGCCGTTGAAACAGAAAGGCGCACCCTTGAAGATGCGGTCAGGGGGGCGGACGTCCTCATCGGTCTTTCGGTGAAGGGGGCATTCACGCCGGATCTTCTTTTGCTCATGGCCAAAAAACCGATTATCTTTCCGTTGGCCAATCCTGACCCGGAGATCGGATACGAGGAGGCCAAGGCCGCATGTCCGGATGCGATCGTGGCCACAGGCCGGTCCGACTATCCGAATCAGGTCAACAATGTCCTCGGGTTTCCCTTCATCTTTCGGGGGGCCCTGGATGTACGGGCCAGGGCCATCAATCAGGAGATGAAAATTGCGGCGGTCATGGCCCTGGCCCGGCTGGCAAGAGAGGATGTTCCCGATTCCGTTATCCGGGCCTACGGCGGAAATTCGATTCAATTCGGACCGGAATACATCATTCCAAAGCCCCTGGATACCCGGGTCCTCCTTACGGTCGCCCCTGCCGTGGCAAAGGCCGCCATGGAAAGCGGTGCGGCGAGGATCCCGTTGAAGGACGAGAGCAGGTACATCCAGGAACTGGAGGCACGGCTGGGGCCGGAACGGGAGATCATGCGCAAGGTCATTATTCGGGCCCAGCGCAATCCCAAACGCATCGTGCTGCCCGAAGGGAACCACCCGGTCATCCTCCGCGCTGCCCGTCAGGCCGTGCGCCAGAGGATATGCACGCCCGTGCTCCTGGGGAACGAGGAGGACATCCGCGGCCTGGCAGAAACACTGCACCTATCTCTGGACGGCATCGAGATCGAGGACAACCTGAAAAGTCCACACCTGGAGCGGTTTGTGGAAAGCCTGTTTCGGCTCAGATGTCGCAAGGGATGGTCCATGACCGAGACCCGCCGCCAGCTGCGCACACGATATGTCTTCGGCGCCATGATGGTGCACGAAGGCCTGGTGGACGGTCAGGTGCACGGCGTGGCCCGCTCATACCCGGATGCCATCCGCCCGGTGCTGCAGGTAATTCCCCGGCGGGAAGACGTCTCAAAGGTCTCCGGGGTCTACCTCATGATCTCCAAGGGCCGTACCCTCCTCTTTGCCGACACGACAGTGAACATCACCCCCTCCAGCGCCGACCTGGCGGAAATCGCCGTATTGGCGGCTGAACTGGCTCTGTTTTTTGACATACGCCCGCGGGTGGCCATGATCTCTTTTTCCAACTTCGGAAATACGCGCCACCGTGATGCCCATAGGGTCAGAGAGGCTGTTCGGATGGCCCGGGAGAAGAACCCCGATCTGATCATCGACGGCGAGATGCAGGCGGATACGGCGCTGGTCGCTGAGATTCTGGAGAGGGAGTATCCTTTTAATCGTCTGGGAGGTCCGGCCAATGTCCTGATCTTTCCTGAACTGGCCGCCGCCAATGTGGCCTACAAGCTGCTGGATCGGCTGGGTGGCGCCAAGGCGGTGGGCCCGCTTCTGATGGGGATCAGCAAACCCTTTAATGTGCTTCAGCGGGGGGCGGATATGGAAAACATCGTCAATGTGATTGCCGTCACTGTGGCCCAGGCCCAGGATATGGAGATGAGAGGGGCATCTTCAGCCCGATGA
- a CDS encoding AAA family ATPase: MAHICAIGGGKGGSGKTFICANLGVALAMQGKKVIVIDLDLGASNLHTLVGQNHPKTGLHRFLNKSVKDLSLTAEPTDIPGLFLISSLRCSLEAANLFYAQKQKIVRAIGQLPGDIVLLDLGAGTAYNTLDFFLAAHQGLFVLTPEPTSIQNTVQFIKAVYLRKLKHILKQNSFTNLTKEIADESSDKVVSSPLDIVDRVMKSDPERAGYLEGELNRFTFSLILNQHRGHIDMNLGKKIEKVCNRHFYSQFKFLGNIGYDERVCKSITGQKIFVVKYAYTSTATDLKNLSTHVMAASAKQPAINEKYAQI, encoded by the coding sequence ATGGCACATATATGCGCAATCGGAGGCGGAAAGGGAGGAAGCGGGAAAACCTTTATCTGTGCGAACCTCGGTGTCGCACTCGCCATGCAGGGTAAAAAGGTGATAGTGATTGATCTGGACCTCGGCGCTTCCAATCTCCATACCCTCGTGGGACAGAACCATCCAAAGACAGGTCTGCACCGTTTTCTGAACAAGTCGGTCAAGGACCTGTCGCTCACTGCCGAACCGACCGATATTCCGGGGCTTTTCCTAATCAGCTCGTTGCGGTGTTCCCTGGAGGCAGCCAACCTGTTTTACGCCCAAAAGCAGAAGATCGTCAGGGCCATCGGCCAACTCCCGGGAGATATTGTCTTGCTTGACCTCGGCGCAGGAACAGCCTATAACACATTGGACTTCTTCCTGGCCGCCCATCAAGGCCTGTTCGTCCTTACGCCCGAGCCTACTTCCATCCAGAATACCGTTCAATTCATCAAGGCAGTCTACCTGCGGAAGTTGAAGCACATCCTCAAACAGAATTCCTTTACGAACCTGACAAAAGAGATTGCAGATGAATCCAGCGACAAGGTGGTGAGTTCCCCGCTCGACATTGTGGACAGGGTCATGAAAAGCGATCCTGAAAGGGCCGGGTATCTGGAGGGAGAGCTTAACAGGTTTACCTTCAGCCTCATCCTGAACCAGCATCGGGGTCATATCGATATGAATCTTGGAAAAAAGATCGAAAAGGTATGTAACCGGCACTTCTATTCGCAGTTCAAATTCCTGGGAAATATCGGTTATGACGAACGGGTATGCAAATCCATCACAGGCCAGAAGATATTTGTTGTTAAATATGCCTACACCTCTACGGCAACAGACTTAAAGAATCTGTCCACCCATGTCATGGCGGCCAGCGCCAAACAACCCGCGATCAACGAAAAATATGCACAAATTTGA
- a CDS encoding helix-turn-helix domain-containing protein, with product MHKFEDLNYYELFEIPVNASHFEIRQAYRNALSIYGDDSTIAHSFFTTEERTKILERIEDAFSTLINDTEREAYDKGLVAKKIIDSSSLAIKRKNVPTPLFSSKSRGGDAVSKKIKRAIKERNLQGLVDEILSSEAISGNHLQRLRVAVGITIDDVFEVTRISVATLKAIENDHIESLPPTVYLRNFLKAYAELFEADAQKIIAGYLKSIERIRGSS from the coding sequence ATGCACAAATTTGAAGATCTGAATTACTACGAACTCTTCGAAATCCCTGTCAATGCCTCCCATTTTGAAATCAGACAGGCCTACCGCAACGCCCTCTCCATTTATGGGGATGATTCAACTATTGCCCACTCCTTTTTTACCACAGAAGAAAGGACAAAGATATTGGAGCGGATCGAAGATGCCTTTTCCACACTGATTAACGACACCGAGAGGGAGGCGTACGACAAGGGCCTCGTGGCCAAGAAGATTATCGATTCATCCTCTCTTGCCATAAAGCGGAAAAACGTCCCGACACCCCTGTTCTCGTCCAAAAGCCGCGGAGGGGACGCCGTTTCCAAGAAGATAAAGAGGGCGATCAAGGAAAGAAATCTACAAGGACTCGTGGATGAAATTCTTTCATCCGAGGCCATCTCTGGAAATCATCTCCAGAGGCTGAGGGTTGCCGTGGGTATAACCATCGACGATGTGTTCGAAGTCACACGGATCAGTGTGGCCACACTTAAGGCCATTGAAAATGACCACATCGAAAGCCTTCCCCCAACGGTATATCTTCGGAATTTTTTGAAGGCCTACGCAGAACTTTTCGAGGCAGACGCCCAAAAGATCATTGCCGGATACCTCAAAAGTATCGAACGTATCCGTGGGTCTTCATGA
- a CDS encoding tetratricopeptide repeat protein, translated as MAESNDFLDEFLSRGPSAGSLFLILSRMKAEGRSGEVVRTCIRFLSQYPDDIRLRTLLAESYAEMGFITLAGSEFEKVVSMIDTLAPVYRSLAGIYEKQQRYSEATDMLRRYLAHYPDHPEAMASLKRMEAALLPEEAVFEIEDPEEDFATAGDDYEDALVDFASPTIAELYYSQGRIDAAIHTYEKVLSSNPTDRESLRRLNELKGMLSESEGFEEKRPSAARSQEDRLITILERWLPRIREIRYAS; from the coding sequence ATGGCCGAAAGCAATGATTTTTTAGATGAATTCTTGAGCCGTGGACCCTCTGCAGGTTCCCTCTTCCTCATCCTTTCCCGGATGAAAGCGGAGGGGCGTTCAGGCGAGGTGGTCCGGACGTGCATCCGGTTTCTGAGTCAGTATCCCGATGATATCCGGCTCAGGACCCTGCTGGCGGAATCCTATGCCGAGATGGGGTTTATCACCCTGGCCGGGAGCGAATTCGAGAAGGTCGTATCCATGATCGATACACTGGCCCCTGTCTACCGGTCATTGGCCGGGATCTACGAAAAACAGCAGAGATATTCAGAAGCAACGGATATGCTTCGACGCTATCTGGCCCATTATCCGGATCACCCTGAAGCAATGGCATCCTTGAAGCGAATGGAGGCGGCCCTCCTTCCGGAGGAGGCGGTGTTTGAGATTGAGGACCCTGAAGAGGATTTTGCCACGGCGGGGGATGATTACGAGGATGCACTGGTGGATTTTGCGTCGCCCACTATTGCCGAACTCTACTATTCCCAAGGGCGGATAGATGCTGCCATCCATACGTATGAAAAAGTCCTCAGCAGCAATCCCACGGATCGCGAGTCTCTCAGACGGCTGAATGAGTTGAAAGGGATGTTAAGCGAATCAGAGGGGTTTGAAGAGAAGCGGCCGTCGGCCGCCCGAAGTCAAGAAGACCGCTTGATCACCATCCTGGAGCGTTGGCTCCCCAGGATCAGGGAGATAAGATATGCCTCATGA
- a CDS encoding septum formation initiator family protein, which translates to MRPNIKKLLKIPFIVLFLALLSAAWLWFGEGGFVRLYRSEAERQTCIERIHKLAAENQALLNEVHLLRTDMQYLETVARRNLNLIKENEVVYRFDNESSGAVDETPPPERSIDQDGRKQ; encoded by the coding sequence TTGCGCCCCAATATCAAAAAGCTCCTTAAAATTCCGTTTATCGTCCTCTTTCTGGCCTTGCTCAGCGCCGCCTGGCTTTGGTTTGGAGAGGGTGGGTTTGTCCGCCTGTATCGAAGTGAGGCGGAGCGGCAGACCTGTATCGAGAGGATCCATAAACTTGCAGCGGAAAATCAGGCGCTTTTAAATGAGGTACATCTCCTGCGTACGGATATGCAATACCTGGAAACGGTGGCCAGAAGGAATTTGAATCTCATAAAGGAGAATGAGGTCGTCTACAGATTCGACAACGAATCGAGCGGCGCCGTTGATGAGACCCCCCCTCCGGAAAGGAGCATCGATCAAGATGGCCGAAAGCAATGA